In the Dehalococcoidales bacterium genome, AGGATACTGAGCATCTTAAGCGCCGCGGCGGGCTTTCTGCGCACCGGCGTCGCCCAGAAAACCAGGCTGCGCTATACTCCGGAACTCATCTTTATGTGGGACAACTCCATCGAGCACGGAGAAAAAATCCAGCGGCTCATCGACGAGGTTACCAAAGAAAACAAGGGGTAGATTTCTAAAAACCCTCTCGCTCTCCCCATTCGCTTCGCTCAGGGCAGGCTCTTTACAAAAGGGAGACAATTCGTGCAAAACCGTCCATTTTATACTATTCTCCAGTTCCCCCGTTTGCCCGCTACCGCCCGACTTGCTATTATTATCCTATACTTATATTTAATGAGGAGAAAACATGAAGTATTCACCGCTGCTGGACAGTATTCCGGACTATCCTTTCCGCAAGGTGGCCAAAATCTCCAGGGAGGCGGAGCAGCGGGACGGCGTGCCGGTCATCAACGCGCGCATCGGCATCCCGGACAGGGAGGCACCCCAGGCTGTTAAGGAAGCGCTGGCCCGGGCGGTGCTGGCGGACAAGTCCACCTACGGCTATCCCTGCGATACGCACCCGGAACGCGGCATCCCGGAGCTTATCGAGGCTATCATCGAGGACTACCGGGTGAAGCACAATGTAAAGCTCCGGCCGGAGAACATCATGGTCACCGGCTGGGCCAAGGAAGTTCTCTACTACATGGCGAGCCTGTTCGACGAGGGGACGATTTATATCCCCGACCCGGTCTATCCCGTCTATGAAGCCGCCACCGTGCTGTCCGGACACCAGGCGGCGCGGGTGGGGACATCGGCGAAAACCAGGTGGCTGCCGGAGTTCAGTTTTAAAGAGACAGACAAACCGGCGGCTTTTTATTTTTGCGACCCGAACAATCCCACCGGAGCGGTGGCGAACAAAGAATACTACACATCGCTGCTGGCCAAAATGGAAGCGGCGGACGTGACCGGCATCTTCGATAAAGCCTATAAAGACTACGTCTTCGACGACAAGACCCGTCCCGTGTCCATAACCGAGATTCCGGGCATGATGGAACGCGGTTTCGAAATCGTGTCGCTCTCCAAGCATTATAACTACGTGGGCATAGGGCTGGCGTGGATAGTCAGCAGCGAGGAGAACATCAACCGCTGGCTCAAGGCTTCCAGCCAGCACAGCCAGGGCGTGGAATGGTACAAGCAGAAAGCCGGGGCGGACACCCTGACCAGTCCCGCCATCAGGGCGCAGATGCAGGCGTACCTTAAAGAGCTCAAAGCCAGGCGGGACGTCTTCAGCAAGGGGCTGCGGGAGCTGGGGCTCAAGGTGGAAGTGCCCGCCGCCACCCCCTACCTCTGGATAAAGGTGCCGGAGGGCTTCAGCGACGAGGACTTCGTGCTGAATACGCTGATAAGCAAGGCGCACGTGGCGCTGATGCCGGGGTCGTACTTCGGGGAGAGCGGGCGGGGCTACATGAGAGCGACGCTTTTCCTCTCCCTGCCGCAAATCGAGGAGGCGCTGGAGCGGATAAGGAGGGTGAAGGGGTGGTAGGGGGTAGGTAGAGAGAAGTTCTAAATACTAATATCTAAACTCTAAAGGAGTGACAAGGGGGAACGAACCTCTCCCTCTGTATCTCCCCGCCTGCCAAAGTCTTGTACGGCGGGCAGGCCTCTCCGCTGGCAGAGAGGGAGATGATAGGAAAGGAAAGGTTAGGACAAAGAGGACGGGTAAAATCACGGAAAGAATTGTTATTTGATTTTTTATTTTTTTTACTAAGTCCCACGTACGATTTATAGCTAAGTAATTGTTTTTTAGTTTATGGTAAGTCAGCTTCAATAACCGGGTATTTGTTTTTTAATTTATGTTAAGCAGGGGTAAGGGGGAGTTTATAGTTAACAGTTTATAGTTTACAGTTAACAGTTAACAGTTAACAGTTTTTAGTATATAGGGGTTAGTGGAGAAAAGGAAGGGGATGGTGACGCGGGGGAAGGGAATACCGACCTCACCCTCTGTATCTCCCTCTCCGCTGGCAGAGAGGGAGATGGGTAACAGGTAACAAGTAGCAGGTAACAAGTAGCAAGTAACAAGTGTCAAGGAAGCGACAGGGGGAGAAAGGCGGGGAGACCCTTCGACAAGTCCCGATTCCTGCGTCATGTCCCGATTCCCCATGGTCATGCGGGACACCGGATGAGGTACGAATCGGTGCGGGATGGCGACAAAGTCGCTCACTCAGGGTGAGCGGGGGATAAGGCGGGGACAGAAGCAGGGAGGGAACGAACCTCTCCCTCTGTATCTCCCTCTCCGCTGGCAGAGAGGGAGATGGGTAACAGGTAACAAGTAGCAAGTAACAAGTGTCAAGGAAGCGACAGGGGGAGAAAGGCGGGGAGACCCTTCGACAAGTCCCGATTCCTGCGTCATGTCCCGATTCCCCATGGTCATGCGGGACACCGGATGAGGTACGAATCGGTGCGGGATGGCGACAAAGTCGCTCACTCAGGGTGAGCGGGGGGATAAGGCGGGGAGATTGCTTCGTTGCTGCGCTTCTGCAATGACAGAGAAGCAGGGCGGGTTGGAGACCCGCCCCTACCGAAGCGGTCCGGATTTAGATTTACATCAAATTTTGTGTTGTCGGATATAAACCTTAAGTAAGGAAACATGGCAAGATAATGGATGGTATACTGAACATCAACAAGTCGGCGGGGAAGACGTCTTACGGGGTGGTGGCGGCGGTAAAGCGGCTGACGGGGGAGCGGCACGCGGGTCATGCCGGGACGCTGGACCCGGACGCCACCGGGGTGCTGCCGGTATGCCTGGGGAAGGGCACGCGGGTGGTGGAGTTCCTGGCGGACAGCACCAAGGCCTACCGCGCCGTCATCGAGGCGGGGGCGGCTACCGACACCTATGACGCAAGCGGGCAGGTCACCCGCCGCGGGGACGCTTCCGGCGTAGACGTGATGCAACTGGAAGAGGCGCTTAGCCCCTTCCGCGGCGACATACGGCAAGTCCCGCCGATGTACAGCGCCCTGAAACACCAGGGACAGAAACTCTACGAACTGGCCCGCGCCGGCATCGACATCGAGCGGGAAAGCCGGCCGGTAACGATATACCGGCTGGAACTGCTCGATTGGCAACCGCCGCTGGTCACACTGGAAATAGAGTGCAGCAAAGGGACGTATGTAAGGTCGATAGCGCACGACCTGGGGGAGAGGCTGGGCTGCGGGGCGCACCTTAAAGAGCTAACGCGCACCCGCTGCGGCATCTTCGACATCAAAGACGCCATTACATTGACGCAACTGGAAACGGGCGTACAGACCGGGGACTGGCAACAATACCTCCACCCCATCGACAGCGTACTACAGGACATGCCGTCGTTCACGGTAGATGAAGTCGATGAAGCGGCCATAAAGACCGGCAGTCCGGTACGCCTGAAAACCGGGAAAGGGGAAACGGGGCAGGGCTACGGACGGGCCTACAGCGCGGACGGGCGCTTCCTGGCCATACTAACGCACGAAGTCGGCGACGAATACTGGCGGCCTAAAAAGGTTTTTATCTGATGAAACCGGTTGACGAGGACGAATACGGCGCTTACCTGGGAGTGACGGCGGACTTCCGGCGGGAGTTTTCGCTCATAGAAAACAATCCCAACTTCGAGGTGTACGACGCCAAAGACCGGCAGCGGCGGTTTATCGTTAGTAAAGCTTCCCGCATACCGGACGACGAGGACATAACGGCGGGCAGGTATGGCATAGATTTCAACAGGGCGAGGCCCACCCCGCAAGAAGCCGTGGATTATCACGCCGCCCTGCCCGGCGGCTATCAATGGCTGGGAGACATCGCCTTCGCGGCGGCGGATGAAAATGAATACGCTAAAAAAGCGGCGGCCCGGGACAGCTTCTACTCCTACGTGTGGGGGGCGGCGGCGCAAACGGTCTGGGCGGCGCCGCACTCCGGCAGCGTAGACCGGCCGCCGGACGATACCCTGCCCTTCCCCAAGCTCTGGATAGACAACCACACGGCGGGGGTGGCGGCGCGCTGCGCTTACCGGGACGGGGGGCGGGGTAAACAACGGGTGATGATATACGTCCACGCCACCGGACTGCTGGGGGCGGCGGTCAACCTGGGCGACTTCGGGGTGGCGGACGGGGAGAAAATGGCCGTGGCGGCGGCCCGGGCGGAAATAAAATACCATGACAAGGTGCAGGTCCTGGCGGAGGGGTTCAAGCAGGACTTCCGCCTCAAGACAGGCAAACTCCTGGAGCATATCTACCGTCGAAGAGGCACGCTGGACCCGGCGGCGCTGGGCGGCGTTTCCAAAGACGACAGCTTTAACGTGACGCAGCAAGCCAAGGTGCTCAAACTGTACGGCCGGGAAATAGCCGAGTTCACCCCGGAGGCATTCAGCGAGGCGCTGGACGGACTGGGGGACATACTGGTGCCGGTAGTAAACAATAACGTGCTGTACCCGGCCCGGCACGTGGGCGAGCTGCTGGGTCTGAAACAGAAGATAAGCGAAGGGCTGATGCACGGCGCGCTAAGTGTGGAATGCGCCAAGTACTACGCCGCCAACGCGCCGGAGCTAATAGCGGACATCATCCTGGACATCAAGCGCGAGCTTTTCCCTTCATCGTAGGGCGAAACACTATTATGTCAACTATTTCCAGCTTCACTCCTTGACATTTGGCTTCCAATGAGAGTATAGTGCATCGGATGCTTTCTCAAGCTTAATATTCGGTCGTTTTCATTTCCGGCTTCATCTAATTCAGAAAGGGGAAACGTGAATAAATGGGGAAGATAAATGTGGCGATTATCGGCGTGGGCAACTGCGCCTCGTCCCTGGTACAGGGCGTGCACTACTATAAGGACGCCAAGGAAACCGAAGAAGTACCGGGTCTGATGCATGTCAACCTGGGCGGCTACCACATCAGCGATATCAACTTCGTGGCGGCCTTCGACGTAGATAAAAACAAGGTGGGCAAAGACCTGGCGGAAGCCATTTACACCAAGCCCAACAACACCTACAAGTTCTGCGACGTGCCCATCACCGGCGTCAAGGTAATGCGGGGCATGACCCATGACGGACTGGGCAAATACCTCTCCGAGATTATCCAGAAAGCGCCCCCGCCGACGGTGGACATCGTCAAGGTGCTGAAAGAGACCAAGACCGACGTGGTACTCAACTACCTGCCGGTGGGCAGCGAAATGGCCACCAAATGGTACGTGGAACAGATTTTACAGGCCGGCTGCGCCATGGTCAACTGCATACCGGTCTTTATAGCCAGCCACAAGGACTGGGCGACCCGCTTCGCCGACCACGGCCTGCCGATTATCGGCGACGACATCAAGAGCCAGGTGGGCGCGACCATCGTGCACCGGGTGCTGACCAAGCTGTTCGTGGACCGCGGGGTGAAGCTGGAAAAGACCTACCAGCTCAACTTCGGGGGGAACACGGACTTCCTCAACATGCTGGAGCGCGAGCGGCTGGAGTCCAAGAAAATCTCCAAGACCGGCGCGGTAACCTCCCAGCTCCCCTACAAGCTGGACGCCGGCGATATCCACGTGGGGCCGAGCGACTACGTGCCGTTCCTGCTCGACCGCAAGTTCTGCCATATCCGGATGGAAGGCCGCACCTTCGGGGACGTTCCCCTGCTGGTGGAAGCCAAGCTGGAAGTCTGGGACAGCCCCAACTCCGCGGGCGTGGTGATAGACGCGCTGCGCTGCTGCAAGCTGGCGCTGGACAAAGGCCTCAAGGGCGCCTTGACCGGGCCTTCATCCTATTTCATGAAAACCCCGCCGATACAGTACAGCGACTCCGAAGCGCGGACCAAGACGGAAGAGTTCATCGCCGCCAACGCTTTAAACGCTAAAGAGAAACCGGCCAAAAAGCGGGGGGCAAAATAGTCCGAGATGAAAATAGCCCTGGTCTCTCCCTATGACTTCGCTTATCCCAGCGGGGTAGGGAACCATATATCCTGCCTGGAGCAGCAGTTCACCCGGATGGGGCACGAGGTCAAGATAATCGCCCCGGCCTCCAAAGCCATCCATACCCTGGGCGACCGATTCATACGCATCGGGACACCGCGCCCGGTGCCCGTCAGCGGCTCCATAGCGCGGGTCACCATGTCTTTAATACTCGAACACGCCATCAAAGACGTCTTCGAGCGCGAGCAGTTCGATATC is a window encoding:
- the truB gene encoding tRNA pseudouridine(55) synthase TruB, which codes for MDGILNINKSAGKTSYGVVAAVKRLTGERHAGHAGTLDPDATGVLPVCLGKGTRVVEFLADSTKAYRAVIEAGAATDTYDASGQVTRRGDASGVDVMQLEEALSPFRGDIRQVPPMYSALKHQGQKLYELARAGIDIERESRPVTIYRLELLDWQPPLVTLEIECSKGTYVRSIAHDLGERLGCGAHLKELTRTRCGIFDIKDAITLTQLETGVQTGDWQQYLHPIDSVLQDMPSFTVDEVDEAAIKTGSPVRLKTGKGETGQGYGRAYSADGRFLAILTHEVGDEYWRPKKVFI
- a CDS encoding inositol-3-phosphate synthase, which produces MGKINVAIIGVGNCASSLVQGVHYYKDAKETEEVPGLMHVNLGGYHISDINFVAAFDVDKNKVGKDLAEAIYTKPNNTYKFCDVPITGVKVMRGMTHDGLGKYLSEIIQKAPPPTVDIVKVLKETKTDVVLNYLPVGSEMATKWYVEQILQAGCAMVNCIPVFIASHKDWATRFADHGLPIIGDDIKSQVGATIVHRVLTKLFVDRGVKLEKTYQLNFGGNTDFLNMLERERLESKKISKTGAVTSQLPYKLDAGDIHVGPSDYVPFLLDRKFCHIRMEGRTFGDVPLLVEAKLEVWDSPNSAGVVIDALRCCKLALDKGLKGALTGPSSYFMKTPPIQYSDSEARTKTEEFIAANALNAKEKPAKKRGAK
- a CDS encoding pyridoxal phosphate-dependent aminotransferase, with product MKYSPLLDSIPDYPFRKVAKISREAEQRDGVPVINARIGIPDREAPQAVKEALARAVLADKSTYGYPCDTHPERGIPELIEAIIEDYRVKHNVKLRPENIMVTGWAKEVLYYMASLFDEGTIYIPDPVYPVYEAATVLSGHQAARVGTSAKTRWLPEFSFKETDKPAAFYFCDPNNPTGAVANKEYYTSLLAKMEAADVTGIFDKAYKDYVFDDKTRPVSITEIPGMMERGFEIVSLSKHYNYVGIGLAWIVSSEENINRWLKASSQHSQGVEWYKQKAGADTLTSPAIRAQMQAYLKELKARRDVFSKGLRELGLKVEVPAATPYLWIKVPEGFSDEDFVLNTLISKAHVALMPGSYFGESGRGYMRATLFLSLPQIEEALERIRRVKGW